From Camelus ferus isolate YT-003-E chromosome 18, BCGSAC_Cfer_1.0, whole genome shotgun sequence, one genomic window encodes:
- the POLR3E gene encoding DNA-directed RNA polymerase III subunit RPC5 isoform X2, producing MANEEDDPVVQEIDVYLAKSLAEKLYLFQYPVRPASMTYDDIPHLSAKIKPKQQKVELEMAIDTLNPNYCRSKGEQIALNVDGACADETSTYSSKLMDKQTFCSSQTTSNTSRYAAALYRQGELHLTPLHGILQLRPSFSYLDKADAKHREREAANEAGDSSQDEAEEDVKQITVRFSRPESEQARQRRVQSYEFLQKKHAEEPWVHLHYYGLRDSRSEHERQYLLCQGSSGVENTELVKSPSEYLMMLMPPSQEEEKDKPVAPSNVLSMAQLRTLPLADQIKILMKNVKVMPFANLMSLLGPSIDSMAVLRGIQKVAMLVQGNWVVKSDILYPKDSSSPHSGVPAEVLCRGRDFVMWKFTQSRWVVRKEVATVTKLCAEDVKDFLEHMAVVRINKGWEFILPYDGEFIKKHPDVVQRQHMLWTGIQAKLEKVYNLVKEAMPKKPDGQSGPAGLVSGDQRVQVAKRQAQQNHVLLERELQRRKEQLRVSTVLPGVRIKEEPMSEEGEEEEERAAEEDEEPMDTSPSAGLHSRLANGLPGGRPAGGDSFNGHPPPGCAGTPVARELRAFVEATFQRQFVLTLSELKRLFNLHLASLPPGHTLFSGISDRMLQDTVLAAGCKQILVPFPPQTAASPDEQKVFALWESGDMSDQHRQVLLEIFSKNYRVRRNMIQSRLTQECGEDLSKQEVDKVLKDCCVSYGGMWYLKGTVQS from the exons ATGGCCAATGAAGAAGATGACCCAGTCGTACAGGAG ATCGACGTGTACTTGGCCAAAAGTCTGGCAGAGAAGCTCTATCTGTTTCAG taCCCTGTGCGTCCAGCCTCGATGACCTATGATGACATTCCTCACCTCTCAGCCAAGATCAAGCCCAAGCAGCAGAAG GTGGAGCTTGAGATGGCCATCGACACCCTGAATCCCAACTATTGCCGCAGCAAAGGGGAGCAGATCGCGCTGAACGTGGATGGCGCCTGCGCCGACGAGACCAGCACGTACTCCTC GAAGCTGATGGACAAGCAGACATTCTGCTCTTCCCAGACCACCAGTAACACGTCCCGTTACGCTGCTGCGCTGTACAGGCAAG GTGAGCTCCACCTGACACCTTTACACGGCATCCTGCAGCTGCGGCCCAGCTTCTCCTACCTGGATAAGGCCGACGCCAAGCACCGTGAGAGGGAGGCAGCCAATGAGG CGGGAGACTCTTCGCAGGACGAAGCAGAAGAAGATGTGAAGCAGATCACG gtgCGGTTCTCCCGGCCTGAGTCCGAGCAGGCCCGCCAGCGCCGCGTGCAGTCCTACGAGTTCCTGCAGAAGAAGCACGCGGAGGAGCCCTGGGTCCACCTGCACTACTACGGCCTGAGG GACAGCCGCTCTGAGCACGAGCGCCAGTACCTGCTGTGCCAGGGCTCCAGCGGGGTAGAGAACACGGAGCTCGTCAAGTCGCCCAG tgaGTACCTCATGATGCTGATGCCtcccagccaggaggaggagaa AGACAAACCAGTGGCCCCCAGCAATGTCCTGTCCATGGCCCAGCTGCGCACCCTGCCCCTGGCTGACCAGATCAAGATCCTGATGAAGAATG TGAAGGTCATGCCTTTTGCCAACTTGATGAGCCTCCTGGGCCCCTCCATCGATTCCATGGCTGTTCTGCGTGGCATCCAGAAGGTGGCGATGTTAGTCCAAGGAAACTGGGTGGTGAAGAG CGACATCCTGTACCCCAAGGACTCCTCCAGTCCCCACAGCGGCGTGCCTGCCGAGGTGCTCTGCAGAGGCCGGGACTTTGTT atGTGGAAGTTCACGCAGAGTCGGTGGGTGGTAAGGAAAGAGGTGGCCACGGTGACTAAA ctctgTGCCGAAGACGTGAAGGACTTTCTGGAGCACATGGCTGTAGTGAGGATCAACAAAGGCTGGGAGTTCATACTGCCTTATGACGGGGAGTTCATCAAGAAGCATCCAGATGTGGTCCAGCGGCAGCACATGCTGTGGACGGGCATCCAGGCCAA GTTGGAAAAAGTTTATAATCTTGTGAAGGAAGCCATGCCAAAGAAGCCAGATGGACAATCAG gGCCTGCTGGGCTGGTCTCCGGGGACCAGCGGGTCCAAGTCGCCAAAAGACAGGCCCAGCAGAACCACGTGCTGCTGGAGCGGGAGCTGCAGCGGAGGAAGGAGCAGCTGCGGGTGTCCACGGTCCTGCCCGGGGTGCGGATCAAGGAGGAGCCCATGAgcgaggagggggaggaggaggaggagcgggcgGCGGAGGAGGATGAGGAGCCCATGGACACCTCGCCCAGCGCGGGCCTCCACAGCAGGCTGGCCAACGGGCTGCCGGGAGGGCGGCCGGCCGGCGGGGACAGCTTCAATGGCCACCCGCCCCCGGGCTGTGCCGGCACCCCCGTGGCCCGGGAACTGAGGGCCTTCGTGGAGGCCACCTTCCAGAGACAGTTTGTGCTCACGCTGAGCGAACTCAAGCGCCTCTTCAACCTGCACTTGGCCAGCCTGCCCCCGGGCCACACGCTGTTCAGCGGCATCTCGGACCGCATGCTGCAGGACACGGTGCTGGCCGCCGGCTGCAAGCAGATACTGGTGCCT TTTCCCCCACAGACTGCTGCTTCCCCGGATGAGCAGAAGGTGTTCGCCCTCTGGGAGTCTGGAGACATGAGTGACCAG CATCGACAGgttttgcttgaaattttttccaaaaattaccGTGTACGCCGGAACATGATCCAGTCTCGGCTGACTCAAGAGTGCGGAGAGGACCTGAGTAAACAGGAGGTGGATAAAGTGTTAAAG GACTGCTGTGTCAGCTATGGTGGCATGTGGTACCTTAAAGGGACGGTACAGTCTTGA
- the POLR3E gene encoding DNA-directed RNA polymerase III subunit RPC5 isoform X1, with product MANEEDDPVVQEYPVRPASMTYDDIPHLSAKIKPKQQKVELEMAIDTLNPNYCRSKGEQIALNVDGACADETSTYSSKLMDKQTFCSSQTTSNTSRYAAALYRQGELHLTPLHGILQLRPSFSYLDKADAKHREREAANEAGDSSQDEAEEDVKQITVRFSRPESEQARQRRVQSYEFLQKKHAEEPWVHLHYYGLRDSRSEHERQYLLCQGSSGVENTELVKSPSEYLMMLMPPSQEEEKDKPVAPSNVLSMAQLRTLPLADQIKILMKNVKVMPFANLMSLLGPSIDSMAVLRGIQKVAMLVQGNWVVKSDILYPKDSSSPHSGVPAEVLCRGRDFVMWKFTQSRWVVRKEVATVTKLCAEDVKDFLEHMAVVRINKGWEFILPYDGEFIKKHPDVVQRQHMLWTGIQAKLEKVYNLVKEAMPKKPDGQSGPAGLVSGDQRVQVAKRQAQQNHVLLERELQRRKEQLRVSTVLPGVRIKEEPMSEEGEEEEERAAEEDEEPMDTSPSAGLHSRLANGLPGGRPAGGDSFNGHPPPGCAGTPVARELRAFVEATFQRQFVLTLSELKRLFNLHLASLPPGHTLFSGISDRMLQDTVLAAGCKQILVPFPPQTAASPDEQKVFALWESGDMSDQHRQVLLEIFSKNYRVRRNMIQSRLTQECGEDLSKQEVDKVLKDCCVSYGGMWYLKGTVQS from the exons ATGGCCAATGAAGAAGATGACCCAGTCGTACAGGAG taCCCTGTGCGTCCAGCCTCGATGACCTATGATGACATTCCTCACCTCTCAGCCAAGATCAAGCCCAAGCAGCAGAAG GTGGAGCTTGAGATGGCCATCGACACCCTGAATCCCAACTATTGCCGCAGCAAAGGGGAGCAGATCGCGCTGAACGTGGATGGCGCCTGCGCCGACGAGACCAGCACGTACTCCTC GAAGCTGATGGACAAGCAGACATTCTGCTCTTCCCAGACCACCAGTAACACGTCCCGTTACGCTGCTGCGCTGTACAGGCAAG GTGAGCTCCACCTGACACCTTTACACGGCATCCTGCAGCTGCGGCCCAGCTTCTCCTACCTGGATAAGGCCGACGCCAAGCACCGTGAGAGGGAGGCAGCCAATGAGG CGGGAGACTCTTCGCAGGACGAAGCAGAAGAAGATGTGAAGCAGATCACG gtgCGGTTCTCCCGGCCTGAGTCCGAGCAGGCCCGCCAGCGCCGCGTGCAGTCCTACGAGTTCCTGCAGAAGAAGCACGCGGAGGAGCCCTGGGTCCACCTGCACTACTACGGCCTGAGG GACAGCCGCTCTGAGCACGAGCGCCAGTACCTGCTGTGCCAGGGCTCCAGCGGGGTAGAGAACACGGAGCTCGTCAAGTCGCCCAG tgaGTACCTCATGATGCTGATGCCtcccagccaggaggaggagaa AGACAAACCAGTGGCCCCCAGCAATGTCCTGTCCATGGCCCAGCTGCGCACCCTGCCCCTGGCTGACCAGATCAAGATCCTGATGAAGAATG TGAAGGTCATGCCTTTTGCCAACTTGATGAGCCTCCTGGGCCCCTCCATCGATTCCATGGCTGTTCTGCGTGGCATCCAGAAGGTGGCGATGTTAGTCCAAGGAAACTGGGTGGTGAAGAG CGACATCCTGTACCCCAAGGACTCCTCCAGTCCCCACAGCGGCGTGCCTGCCGAGGTGCTCTGCAGAGGCCGGGACTTTGTT atGTGGAAGTTCACGCAGAGTCGGTGGGTGGTAAGGAAAGAGGTGGCCACGGTGACTAAA ctctgTGCCGAAGACGTGAAGGACTTTCTGGAGCACATGGCTGTAGTGAGGATCAACAAAGGCTGGGAGTTCATACTGCCTTATGACGGGGAGTTCATCAAGAAGCATCCAGATGTGGTCCAGCGGCAGCACATGCTGTGGACGGGCATCCAGGCCAA GTTGGAAAAAGTTTATAATCTTGTGAAGGAAGCCATGCCAAAGAAGCCAGATGGACAATCAG gGCCTGCTGGGCTGGTCTCCGGGGACCAGCGGGTCCAAGTCGCCAAAAGACAGGCCCAGCAGAACCACGTGCTGCTGGAGCGGGAGCTGCAGCGGAGGAAGGAGCAGCTGCGGGTGTCCACGGTCCTGCCCGGGGTGCGGATCAAGGAGGAGCCCATGAgcgaggagggggaggaggaggaggagcgggcgGCGGAGGAGGATGAGGAGCCCATGGACACCTCGCCCAGCGCGGGCCTCCACAGCAGGCTGGCCAACGGGCTGCCGGGAGGGCGGCCGGCCGGCGGGGACAGCTTCAATGGCCACCCGCCCCCGGGCTGTGCCGGCACCCCCGTGGCCCGGGAACTGAGGGCCTTCGTGGAGGCCACCTTCCAGAGACAGTTTGTGCTCACGCTGAGCGAACTCAAGCGCCTCTTCAACCTGCACTTGGCCAGCCTGCCCCCGGGCCACACGCTGTTCAGCGGCATCTCGGACCGCATGCTGCAGGACACGGTGCTGGCCGCCGGCTGCAAGCAGATACTGGTGCCT TTTCCCCCACAGACTGCTGCTTCCCCGGATGAGCAGAAGGTGTTCGCCCTCTGGGAGTCTGGAGACATGAGTGACCAG CATCGACAGgttttgcttgaaattttttccaaaaattaccGTGTACGCCGGAACATGATCCAGTCTCGGCTGACTCAAGAGTGCGGAGAGGACCTGAGTAAACAGGAGGTGGATAAAGTGTTAAAG GACTGCTGTGTCAGCTATGGTGGCATGTGGTACCTTAAAGGGACGGTACAGTCTTGA